The Verrucomicrobium spinosum DSM 4136 = JCM 18804 genome includes a region encoding these proteins:
- a CDS encoding addiction module protein has protein sequence MSVEEMALELPRADKLRLMEALWTDLSRQDQELESPSWHGPALRETEARIAAGSEAVYTWEQAKARLSAGK, from the coding sequence ATGAGCGTTGAAGAAATGGCCCTTGAACTTCCACGTGCTGACAAGCTGAGGTTGATGGAAGCGCTCTGGACAGATCTTTCCAGACAGGATCAGGAACTGGAATCCCCATCTTGGCATGGGCCCGCGTTGAGGGAAACAGAAGCGCGGATCGCCGCTGGCAGTGAAGCTGTCTATACTTGGGAACAAGCAAAAGCGAGACTCTCTGCTGGCAAATGA